A window of the Hevea brasiliensis isolate MT/VB/25A 57/8 chromosome 6, ASM3005281v1, whole genome shotgun sequence genome harbors these coding sequences:
- the LOC110665378 gene encoding aquaporin TIP1-2-like translates to MPITSIAIGSPAEASQPDALKAALAEFISMLIFVFAGEGSGMAFNKLTDNGSTTPAGLVAASLAHGFALFVAVSVGANISGGHVNPAVTFGAFVGGHITFIRSVLYWIAQLLGSVVACLLLKFATGGLETSAFALSSGVGAWNALVFEIVMTFGLVYTVYATAVDPKKGNIGIIAPIAIGFIVGANILAGGAFDGASMNPAVSFGPAVVSWTWDNHWVYWLGPFLGAGIAAVVYEVFFISPSTHEQLPSTEF, encoded by the exons ATGCCGATTACTAGCATTGCAATTGGATCTCCAGCGGAGGCTAGCCAACCAGATGCCCTCAAGGCAGCCCTTGCCGAGTTTATTTCTATGCTCATTTTCGTCTTTGCCGGTGAAGGATCCGGCATGGCATTTA ACAAGCTGACCGATAATGGGTCAACAACACCAGCCGGCCTAGTAGCAGCTTCACTGGCTCACGGATTTGCCCTGTTCGTGGCGGTTTCAGTAGGTGCTAATATTTCTGGTGGGCACGTAAACCCTGCTGTTACATTCGGTGCCTTTGTTGGTGGCCACATAACATTCATCAGAAGTGTTCTTTACTGGATTGCCCAATTGCTCGGTTCTGTGGTTGCTTGCTTGCTTCTTAAGTTTGCCACTGGTGGATTG GAAACATCTGCTTTTGCCCTATCATCTGGAGTTGGTGCATGGAATGCACTTGTTTTCGAGATCGTTATGACCTTTGGTTTGGTGTACACTGTATATGCAACAGCCGTGGACCCAAAGAAGGGTAACATCGGGATAATTGCACCCATTGCAATTGGTTTCATTGTGGGTGCCAATATCTTGGCTGGTGGTGCCTTTGATGGTGCATCCATGAACCCAGCAGTCTCCTTCGGACCAGCAGTAGTCAGCTGGACATGGGACAACCACTGGGTCTACTGGCTCGGTCCATTCCTCGGGGCTGGCATCGCTGCTGTTGTTTATGAAGTCTTCTTCATTAGCCCAAGTACACATGAACAGCTTCCCTCTACAGAATTTTAA
- the LOC110634798 gene encoding uncharacterized protein LOC110634798 — translation MAQMLFGESFGKFGDFGSYAHGTVGPSNAKADGPSGVKIFEVEEEEEEEHVKTAEKEKEESKLAEVEEVKKNDEKEETAEEKSKAEQEPDKEKSRESSSSHTKSNSNSENGKSKGRNGSRQEEEKEDADNKKEEQSQDPSSDQPSPAPTTSQPVSESSISLPM, via the coding sequence ATGGCTCAAATGCTgtttggtgaatcttttgggaagTTTGGAGATTTTGGAAGCTACGCACATGGTACTGTTGGTCCTAGCAATGCAAAGGCCGATGGACCAAGtggagtaaaaatttttgaagtggaagaagaagaagaagaggagcatGTAAAAACTGctgaaaaggaaaaagaagaaagtAAGCTAGCTGAGGTTGAAGAAGTAAAGAAAAATGATGAGAAGGAAGAAACTGCGGAAGAGAAATCAAAAGCAGAACAAGAACCTGACAAGGAAAAATCAAGAGAATCCTCCTCATCTCATACTAAAAGCAACAGCAACAGTGAGAATGGAAAAAGTAAAGGCAGAAATGGTTCAAGACAAGAAGAGGAGAAGGAAGATGCTGACAACAAGAAAGAAGAGCAGTCACAAGACCCATCCTCTGATCAACCAAGCCCTGCACCTACTACCTCTCAACCAGTATCTGAATCATCCATCTCTTTACCCATGTAA
- the LOC110660241 gene encoding uncharacterized protein LOC110660241 → MRMSFSKLYLFVYNSLQSFGWTIAFFRVLSSFVSNHSLDGAYASAGELIFFLQIVAFLEVVHGALGIVPSGVLFPLMQWGGRTHFLFFVHNIVEVQELPSIFITFFAWCLSEVIRYPHYALNSLGNCPSWITYLRYTAFIVIYPIGLAPGEMWLMYQGLSFVKKKNFYAGFFAALPFSYYDLVRVGLVFYPFLWFNLYLHLLKQRQSKLGKHHEKKRK, encoded by the exons ATGAGGATGTCATTTTCGAAGCTGTATCTCTTCGTTTACAATTCCCTTCAGTCCTTTGGATG GACAATTGCTTTCTTTAGAGTTTTGAGCAGTTTTGTTTCCAACCATTCACTCGATGGAGCTTATGCTTCTGCTGGAGAGCTTATCT TTTTCTTGCAAATTGTTGCATTCTTGGAAGTTGTACATGGAGCTCTGG GTATTGTTCCAAGTGGAGTGTTGTTCCCACTTATGCAGTGGGGAGGAAGAACCCATTTTCTGTTCTTTGTTCATAACATTGTTGAG GTCCAGGAGTTGCCATCAATTTTTATAACCTTTTTTGCTTGGTGCCTATCTGAG GTAATTAGATATCCTCATTATGCTTTGAACAGCCTTGGAAATTGTCCATCTTGGATCACTTACCTCAG GTATACCGCATTCATTGTTATATATCCTATTGGACTGGCTCCTGGTGAAA TGTGGCTCATGTACCAAGGACTTtcatttgtaaagaagaagaatTTTTATGCTGGTTTCTTTGCTGCTCTTCCATTCAGCTATTATGACCTTGTCAGG GTTGGGCTTGTATTCTACCCATTCCTCTGGTTCAATCTTTACCTGCATTTGCTAAAGCAACGGCAGTCAAAACTGGGAAAACACCATGAGAAGAAGAGGAAGtga